A single genomic interval of halophilic archaeon DL31 harbors:
- a CDS encoding phosphate uptake regulator, PhoU (KEGG: hla:Hlac_2346 phosphate uptake regulator, PhoU~TIGRFAM: PhoU~PFAM: PhoU) — MPRDDYQRQLKALRENVLYMGELVADRLRMGLDAMEQQDVELGQKVIEGDAEVNDLYLDLEQDCVDLLALQQPVAGDLRFIASTFKIITDLERIADLATNLGGYAKKANYEVFPDVDVQRIGDETLEMLAIAMAAYEDESTEDCFIVAERDDELDALCEAASETIVLDLIEIEADDQPDVEDLMGDVSRLLLTVRDLERVGDHTVNIAARTLYMIENSDELIY, encoded by the coding sequence ATGCCACGAGATGACTACCAACGACAGCTGAAAGCACTGCGCGAGAACGTCCTCTACATGGGAGAGCTGGTCGCCGACCGGCTCCGCATGGGACTGGACGCGATGGAACAACAGGACGTCGAACTGGGCCAGAAAGTCATCGAGGGTGACGCCGAGGTGAACGACCTCTACCTCGACCTCGAACAGGACTGCGTCGACCTGCTGGCGCTCCAACAGCCCGTCGCGGGCGACCTGCGCTTCATCGCTTCGACGTTCAAGATCATCACCGACCTCGAGCGCATTGCCGACCTCGCGACCAACCTCGGCGGCTACGCCAAGAAGGCCAACTACGAGGTGTTCCCGGACGTGGACGTCCAGCGCATCGGCGACGAGACTCTGGAGATGCTCGCGATTGCAATGGCGGCATACGAGGACGAGAGCACGGAGGACTGCTTCATCGTCGCCGAGCGCGACGACGAGCTCGACGCGCTCTGTGAGGCTGCCTCCGAGACGATTGTCCTGGACCTCATCGAGATCGAGGCCGACGACCAGCCCGACGTGGAGGACCTGATGGGCGACGTGTCGCGGCTGCTGCTGACGGTCCGGGACTTAGAACGGGTCGGCGACCACACGGTCAACATCGCCGCCCGAACGCTCTACATGATCGAGAATTCGGACGAACTCATCTACTGA
- a CDS encoding phosphate ABC transporter, ATPase subunit (SMART: ATPase, AAA+ type, core~TIGRFAM: Phosphate transport system permease protein 1~KEGG: hma:rrnAC1505 phosphate ABC transporter ATP-binding protein~PFAM: ABC transporter-like) yields the protein MNGEASEEPYAAGPTAGLESRELEDRPEARTIIESRDLSVFYGDEQALNSIDMEIPEKRVTAMVGPSGCGKSTYLRCINRMNDLIDVAHVEGELLFNGKDVYDDDVDPVALRRRIGMVFQQPNPFPKSIYDNVAYGLRLQDRTENLDEKVENALKKAALWDEVKDRLDTSGLDLSGGQQQRLCIARATAVDPEVVLMDEPASALDPVATSQIEDLIAEMAEEYTVVIVTHNMQQAARISDKTAVFLTGGELVEFDDTDKVFENPESDRVEDYITGKFG from the coding sequence ATGAACGGCGAAGCGAGCGAGGAACCGTACGCGGCCGGCCCCACGGCGGGGTTGGAAAGCCGCGAACTGGAGGACCGGCCGGAGGCCCGAACCATCATCGAGAGTCGGGACCTGAGCGTCTTCTACGGGGATGAGCAGGCGCTCAACTCCATCGACATGGAGATTCCCGAGAAACGGGTGACCGCGATGGTCGGTCCCTCGGGCTGTGGGAAATCCACGTACCTCCGCTGTATCAACCGGATGAACGACCTCATCGACGTGGCCCACGTCGAGGGTGAACTCCTGTTCAATGGGAAGGACGTCTACGACGACGACGTGGACCCGGTGGCGCTCCGCCGCCGCATCGGGATGGTGTTCCAGCAGCCCAATCCGTTCCCGAAAAGCATCTACGACAACGTCGCCTACGGCCTGCGGCTGCAGGACCGCACCGAGAACCTCGACGAGAAAGTCGAGAACGCGCTCAAGAAGGCCGCGCTCTGGGACGAAGTCAAAGACCGGCTGGACACGTCGGGGCTTGACCTCTCGGGCGGCCAGCAACAGCGGCTCTGTATCGCCCGCGCCACCGCCGTCGACCCCGAGGTCGTGCTGATGGACGAGCCCGCGTCCGCGCTCGACCCCGTTGCCACCTCTCAGATCGAGGACCTCATCGCGGAGATGGCAGAAGAGTACACCGTCGTTATCGTCACGCACAACATGCAGCAGGCGGCCCGCATCTCGGACAAGACCGCCGTCTTCCTCACGGGAGGCGAGCTGGTGGAGTTCGACGACACCGACAAGGTGTTCGAGAACCCCGAGAGCGACCGGGTCGAAGATTACATCACGGGGAAGTTCGGCTAA
- a CDS encoding phosphate ABC transporter, inner membrane subunit PstA (KEGG: hvo:HVO_2377 putative phosphate ABC transporter permease~TIGRFAM: Phosphate transport system permease protein 2~PFAM: Binding-protein-dependent transport systems inner membrane component), translating into MATDTASEFGEVSRRVGIAFRYLLLASTLVGIVTLGFLLLYVFNDAIQPLSADPGWHLTFLLTLVLPGLATGWWCLQRGYATFTTGLVGFFLPVLASLYSGAIAALFIDVIPTLVWLAFVVAFAVPVGVFAVLQRPTVDLPFLANVALVGGSAIGSLLVLPGLIQGLPTVPSGWVVLLMTLGLPAGLLLARNLGGRWGQREGRIAGIAAFLAAGAAGPLGTATGFGAIPAVVLTLFAGVPTALYVAIVVKERPEERHGLLLPAVLIGGSLLGAALVSAVGFAGPESWVDWSFLTSTVQSGDARSVGIYPGIVGTVLLMFIVAAVSFPVGVGAAVYLEEYAPNNTFTRIVDVNISNLAGVPSVVYGLLGLGLFVRYGGARSGTLLVAGATLALLILPIIIISTREAIRSVPDSMRQASYGMGATRWQTVRNVVLPRAFPGILTGTILALSRAIGETAPLLVIGAAQVFGVPDSWSSTIGAMPLQLYVWASTYASPEFYTTVLAAGIVVLLTAMLTMNSIAIFVRNKYQQR; encoded by the coding sequence ATGGCGACCGACACTGCCTCCGAGTTCGGCGAGGTCAGCCGTCGCGTGGGGATCGCCTTCCGCTACCTGCTGCTCGCCTCCACGCTCGTGGGGATCGTCACCCTCGGCTTCCTGCTGCTCTACGTCTTCAACGACGCCATCCAGCCACTGTCGGCCGACCCCGGCTGGCATCTCACCTTCCTGCTGACGCTCGTCCTGCCGGGGCTCGCGACCGGCTGGTGGTGTCTCCAGCGGGGCTACGCGACGTTCACCACTGGACTGGTCGGCTTTTTCCTCCCGGTGCTTGCGTCGCTCTACTCCGGTGCCATCGCGGCGCTGTTCATCGACGTCATCCCGACGCTGGTCTGGCTCGCCTTCGTCGTCGCCTTCGCGGTGCCCGTCGGTGTGTTCGCCGTCCTGCAGCGGCCGACTGTCGACCTTCCGTTCCTGGCGAACGTTGCGCTGGTTGGCGGGTCGGCGATTGGCTCGCTGCTGGTCCTTCCCGGCCTGATTCAGGGGCTCCCGACAGTTCCCTCGGGCTGGGTTGTGCTCCTGATGACGCTCGGCCTCCCGGCCGGACTGCTGCTGGCCCGCAACCTGGGTGGCCGCTGGGGGCAACGCGAGGGTCGGATCGCCGGCATCGCTGCCTTCCTGGCTGCTGGCGCCGCTGGCCCGCTGGGGACCGCGACTGGCTTCGGGGCGATTCCGGCAGTTGTGCTCACGCTCTTTGCTGGCGTCCCGACGGCGCTTTACGTCGCTATCGTGGTGAAAGAGCGCCCCGAGGAGCGCCACGGGCTGTTGCTCCCGGCGGTGCTCATCGGCGGCTCACTGCTTGGCGCGGCCCTCGTCTCGGCGGTCGGCTTCGCTGGACCCGAATCGTGGGTCGACTGGTCGTTCCTGACTAGCACCGTCCAGAGCGGCGACGCCCGCAGTGTGGGCATTTACCCCGGTATCGTCGGAACCGTGCTCCTGATGTTCATCGTTGCCGCCGTCTCGTTCCCTGTCGGCGTTGGTGCCGCCGTCTACCTAGAGGAGTACGCCCCCAACAACACGTTTACCCGAATCGTTGACGTGAACATCAGCAACCTCGCGGGTGTCCCCTCCGTGGTGTACGGCCTGCTCGGGCTGGGGCTGTTCGTGCGCTACGGTGGGGCGCGCTCGGGGACGCTGCTCGTGGCGGGGGCAACCCTCGCGTTGCTCATCCTCCCCATCATCATCATCTCGACGCGGGAGGCTATCCGTTCGGTCCCGGACTCGATGCGGCAGGCCTCCTACGGGATGGGGGCCACGCGCTGGCAGACCGTCCGGAACGTCGTTCTGCCCCGGGCGTTCCCGGGGATTCTGACGGGGACGATTCTGGCACTCTCCCGAGCCATCGGCGAAACGGCACCGCTGCTCGTCATCGGCGCTGCACAGGTGTTCGGCGTCCCCGACTCGTGGTCCTCGACCATCGGCGCGATGCCGCTCCAGCTCTACGTCTGGGCCTCGACCTACGCAAGCCCCGAGTTCTACACGACGGTGCTGGCGGCGGGGATCGTGGTGTTACTGACGGCGATGCTCACGATGAACTCCATCGCCATCTTCGTGCGGAACAAATATCAACAACGGTGA
- a CDS encoding phosphate ABC transporter, inner membrane subunit PstC (KEGG: hvo:HVO_2376 putative phosphate ABC transporter permease~TIGRFAM: Phosphate ABC transporter, permease protein PstC~PFAM: Binding-protein-dependent transport systems inner membrane component), with product MSGDRSTEGLTRRTENSSRELLARAFFFGCAALSVVTTLSIVVLLVYEAAKFFTVTAPLVGVAGETATITEFLTGAEWGLQGPNLGVAPLVAVTVMVTLGSGLIAIPLGVATALYLSEYASPRARSYLKPALEVLAGVPSIIYGIFAVAYITPALSTFFPEIGFFNVASACVVVGIMILPMVASVSEDAMSAVPDDLRQAGYGMGATKYDVSVGVVVPAALSGIISSFILALSRAIGETMAVTLAGGSLAREFDPASIGSYLSLFDPESYLEPGMTMTAAMIQLLTGDITGGGLAYRSLFAVGLVLFIITLVMNILSDAIARRYKEAYE from the coding sequence ATGAGCGGGGACCGGTCCACGGAGGGGCTGACACGCCGGACCGAGAACTCCTCGCGCGAGCTGCTCGCGCGGGCGTTCTTCTTCGGCTGTGCGGCACTGTCCGTGGTCACCACGCTGAGTATCGTTGTCCTGCTGGTGTACGAGGCAGCGAAGTTCTTCACCGTTACTGCCCCATTAGTGGGTGTGGCCGGCGAGACTGCCACGATTACCGAGTTCCTCACGGGTGCGGAGTGGGGGCTCCAGGGACCGAACCTCGGGGTCGCACCGCTGGTCGCGGTGACGGTGATGGTGACGCTGGGCTCGGGGCTCATCGCCATCCCGCTGGGGGTGGCGACGGCGCTCTATCTCAGCGAGTACGCCAGCCCCCGTGCGCGCTCGTATCTCAAGCCCGCACTCGAAGTGCTCGCGGGTGTCCCCTCCATCATCTACGGCATCTTTGCGGTGGCGTACATCACCCCTGCGCTCTCGACGTTCTTCCCCGAAATCGGCTTCTTCAACGTCGCGTCGGCCTGCGTCGTCGTCGGAATTATGATTCTGCCCATGGTTGCGTCCGTCAGTGAGGACGCCATGAGCGCCGTGCCGGACGACCTTCGACAGGCTGGATACGGGATGGGAGCCACCAAGTACGACGTCTCGGTTGGTGTCGTCGTCCCCGCGGCGCTGTCGGGTATCATCTCTTCGTTCATCCTCGCGCTCTCGCGAGCCATCGGCGAGACGATGGCCGTAACACTGGCGGGCGGCTCGCTGGCCCGGGAGTTCGACCCGGCGAGTATTGGCTCCTACCTCAGCCTGTTCGACCCCGAGAGCTACCTCGAACCGGGGATGACGATGACTGCGGCGATGATTCAACTGCTCACTGGCGACATCACTGGCGGGGGGCTGGCCTACCGCAGCCTGTTCGCGGTCGGACTGGTCCTGTTCATCATCACGCTGGTGATGAACATTCTGAGTGATGCGATCGCCCGCCGGTACAAGGAGGCGTACGAATAA